The following are encoded in a window of Oncorhynchus tshawytscha isolate Ot180627B unplaced genomic scaffold, Otsh_v2.0 Un_contig_7271_pilon_pilon, whole genome shotgun sequence genomic DNA:
- the LOC112238960 gene encoding sodium-dependent neutral amino acid transporter B(0)AT1-like → ALIVPSLFSGAFMIPFLILLVLEGVPLLHLEFAIGQRLRKGSLGVWSTIHPYLAGVGIASMFVSLMISLYYNTIMAWVMWYFFNSFQETLPWSQCPLNYNLTGLVSECEQSSPVDYFWYRETLNTTPDIGENGGLQWWMVLCLVSAWAVLYICIIRGIETTGKAVYVTSTLPYVVLSIFLIRGLTLKGSLTGVVFLFTPDLTELTNPTTWLDAGAQVFYSFSIAFGGLISFSSYNSVHNNCEQDAVIISAVNGFTSVYAATVIYTIIGFRATERFDNCLGGNILALLNTFDLPEGNVTESNYDQFLQSLNGTHPEVIQGLNLKTCDLNTFLSEGVEGTGLAFIVFTEAITKMPVSPVWSVLFFIMLFCLGLSSMFGNIEGVLVPLQDLGVFPKSWPKESTTGITCVLCCIVGLIFVQGSGNYWLSLFDSFAGSIPLLIIAFCEMVGVVYLYGIDRFNDDIKFMIGHKPNLFWQITWRFVSPAIMLVICVFYFITKVTETLLYKTWNPESENFPTLEEKPYPAWIYVIIFILAGIPSLAVPGTALFKCLQRKRNRKSEQQELKTVSDQMEVNDRLRMVNPVPDYP, encoded by the exons AGCTTTGATTGTGCCCTCTTTGTTCTCAGGTGCATTCATGATTCCTTTCCTGATCCTACTGGTTCTAGAAGGTGTTCCCCTGCTCCATCTGGAGTTTGCTATTGGTCAACGTCTAAGGAAAGGCAGTTTAGGCGTGTGGTCAACAATTCATCCCTACTTAGCTGGAGTTG GCATAGCGTCCATGTTTGTTTCTTTGATGATCAGCCTGTACTACAACACCATCATGGCCTGGGTGATGTGGTACTTCTTTAACTCCTTCCAAGAGACGCTGCCTTGGAGCCAATGTCCCCTCAATTACAATCTAACAG GCCTGGTGTCAGAGTGTGAGCAGAGCTCCCCAGTGGACTACTTCTGGTACAGAGAGACCCTGAACACCACCCCAGACATTGGTGAGAACGGGGGTCTGCAGTGGTGGATGGTGCTGTGTCTGGTCAGTGCCTGGGCCGTGCTCTATATCTGCATCATCCGAGGCATCGAGACCACTGGGAAG GCTGTGTATGTCACCTCAACGCTACCCTACGTAGTGTTGAGCATTTTCCTGATCAGAGGTCTGACTTTGAAAGGCTCTTTGACTGGAGTTGTGTTTCTCTTCACCCCGGAC TTGACAGAGCTGACCAACCCAACTACCTGGCTGGATGCAGGGGCCCAGGTGTTCTATTCCTTCTCCATAGCATTTGGTGGACTCATCTCTTTTTCCAGCTACAACTCTGTGCA TAACAACTGTGAACAGGATGCAGTGATCATCTCTGCCGTCAATGGCTTCACCTCCGTCTACGCTGCAACAGTCATCTACACCATCATTGGCTTCAGAGCCACAGAGAGATTTGACAACTGTCTTGGCGG AAATATCCTGGCGCTGCTGAATACATTTGATCTCCCCGAGGGAAACGTCACTGAAAGCAACTATGATCAGTTTCTCCAGAGTCTCAATGGAACACATCCAGAAGTCATTCAGGGACTCAACTTGAAGACCTGTGACTTGAACACTTTCCTCAGTGAG GGGGTTGAAGGAACTGGTCTGGCCTTTATCGTGTTCACAGAGGCCATCACTAAGATGCCTGTATCTCCTGTTTGGTCAGTCTTGTTCTTCATCATGCTCTTCTGTCTCGGCCTGTCCTCCATGTTTGGCAATATTGAAGGAGTTCTGGTACCACTTCAGGACCTGGGGGTTTTCCCCAAGAGTTGGCccaaggagtccaccacag GGATAACGTGTGTCCTCTGCTGCATTGTTGGACTGATATTTGTCCAAGGCTCAGGGAACTACTGGCTGTCACTCTTTGACAGCTTTGCTGGTTCCATTCCTCTGCTGATCATTGCATTCTGTGAGATGGTCGGGGTTGTGTACCTCTATGGTATTGATAG gTTCAACGATGATATAAAGTTCATGATCGGCCACAAGCCCAACCTCTTCTGGCAGATCACATGGAGATTTGTCAGCCCCGCCATCATGCTTGTCATCTGTGTGTTCTACTTTATCACTAAAGTCACCGAAACGCTCCTATATAAAACCTGGAATCCTGAATCG GAAAACTTCCCTACATTGGAGGAGAAGCCCTATCCAGCCTGGATCTATGTAATAATCTTTATCCTGGCAGGGATACCCAGTCTAGCTGTGCCTGGCACTGCTCTCTTCAAATgtttacagaggaagagaaatagAAAGTCTGAACAGCAAGAGCTCAAAACAGTCTCTGACCAAATGGAGGTGAACGACAGGCTCAGGATGGTAAATCCCGTACCGGATTACCCGTAA